A stretch of the Fusarium musae strain F31 chromosome 2, whole genome shotgun sequence genome encodes the following:
- the FUB12 gene encoding Fusaric acid cluster transcription factor fub12 (EggNog:ENOG41~antiSMASH:Cluster_2.7), whose amino-acid sequence MPLPSRASSTPKISKACVPCRTRKIKCNAAVVGLPCGSCVSRECPDECVLSARKRRTVKGRNAETPRSRKNIPDTNGSVLSPRQQQLPTNVSRQATDSSHSDPVEESIHASHTGSSLRNDTPHSRDRRPPGQTQADLLYLNILQDTVNDTSAAQTDASDHQSNDEPDDSFNSQIHHWNPPPQLDDVDNEYLAKKKVFELPPPRFMENIVKAYFDYVHPFAPILNRTDFIQSYRSGSCCLFLLHAVAAAASLYVTHDVLIGCGYPDRSTAQASFFSKAKLFHDFHCQGDPLSMLQGSMILGAIILDHPSDRDFQYWFHNSVRRASKMGVQNACLRDDGSQKLYRRIWWVLHNRDIFHFFINTQNMRLLANAPPIRPLTEADWETEDIEQWSGILSPISQAQKVSLIAQCELAQIFGNVMSVVTSSTPSAEEIHKRILPLDAWRTSLPERMQLMASFANGEKYHLEALTTSYRFECIMCRLLRRGRWQMSDGGLREWAQQRFRSAIFELDTIVKRVMINNTIQKLPTTFITTITALLALHIESALDAAESSLIRSMARISVQHTMLALDQIRDTPAIKRALPAFEIVLSKNKLYPMSTSDTEQISTIQTIPQDQTLSDGQILQPPPTDMTLPQDDQSFLYGDFIGFDFLDRWQMEQLDFTGIY is encoded by the exons ATGCCTCTGCCGTCTCGGGCCTCGTCTACGCCCAAGATTAGCAAGGCCTGCGTGCCGTGTAGAACGCGCAAGATCAAGTGcaatgctgctgttgttgggcTTCCCTGCGGCAGCTGTGTTAGTAGAGAGTGCCCGGATGAGTGTGTCTTGTCAGCGCGGAAACGACGGACTGT AAAAGGACGTAATGCCGAAACGCCCAGGTCGCGGAAAAATATACCAGATACCAATGGTTCCGTTTTGTCG CCACGACAGCAACAGCTTCCAACAAATGTATCAAGACAAGCAACAGATAGTTCTCATTCTGATCCAGTAGAAGAGTCTATCCATGCAAGCCATACTGGCAGTTCTTTACGCAACGACACTCCCCACTCCAGGGATCGTCGTCCGCCAGGCCAGACCCAGGCAGATCTACTCTACCTTAATATTCTCCAAGATACAGTCAATGACACCTCGGCGGCTCAGACAGATGCAAGTGATCATCAGTCAAACGATGAACCAGACGACAGCTTCAACAGTCAAATACATCACTGGAACCCACCACCTCAGCTTGACGACGTTGACAACGAGTATCTTGCGAAGAAAAAGGTCTTTGAGCTTCCTCCTCCCCGATTCAT GGAGAACATAGTCAAAGCATACTTCGACTATGTACATCCTTTTGCACCCATCCTCAACAGAACAGATTTTATCCAGAGTTATCGCTCGGGGAGCTGTTgtcttttcttgcttcaTGCTGTGGCAGCAGCTGCGAGTCTCTATGTCACCCATGATGTCTTGATTGGCTGCGGCTATCCAGATCGTTCAACGGCACAagcatctttcttctcaaagGCCAAACTCTTTCATGACTTTCACTGCCAGGGTGATCCACTCTCCATGTTGCAAGGATCCATGATTCTTGGTGCCATCATCCTGGATCATCCGTCTGACCGGGACTTTCAGTACTGGTTTCACAACTCAGTCCGCCGTGCTTCAAAGATGGGTGTACAAAATGC TTGTCTTCGTGACGACGGATCTCAAAAGCTCTACAGACGAATCTGGTGGGTTTTACAT AACAGAGAtatcttccatttcttcatcaacacgcAGAACATGCGGCTGCTTGCTAATGCGCCTCCAATCAGACCCCTCACAGAGGCTGACTGGGAGACTGAAGACATTGAGCAATGGTCCGGAATCTTATCACCAATATCACAGGCCCAAAAGGTGTCCCTAATAGCTCAATGCGAGTTAGCTCAGATCT TCGGGAATGTCATGTCTGTCGTGACAAGTTCAACCCCATCTGCAGAAGAGATTCATAAGCGAATACTGCCACTTGATGCGTGGCGAACATCACTCCCCGAGCGGATGCAGCTCATGGCGTCTTTTGCAAATGGTGAGAAATATCATCTCGAAGCTCTGACTACCAGCTATCGCTTTGAGTGCATCATGTGTCGTTTGCTGCGTCGTGGGCGATGGCAAATGAGCGATGGCGGTTTGCGCGAGTGGGCGCAGCAACGCTTCAGATCAGCAATATTTGAGCTTGACACCATCGTTAAACGCGTCATGATCAACAACACGATTCAAAAGTTGCCAACCACTTT cATTACTACTATTACTGCCCTTTTAGCCCTGCATATAGAGTCTGCGCTTGACGCTGCAGAGTCCAGCCTCATTCGCTCAATGGCTCGGATATCGGTTCAACACACCATGCTTGCACTTGACCAGATTCGCGATACTCCTGCTATCAAGAGAGCTCTGCCGGCATTCGAGATTGTCCTCTCCAAGAACAAGCTTTATCCAATGTCGACGAGCGATACTGAGCAAATCAGCACGATCCAGACCATCCCCCAAGACCAAACTTTAAGCGATGGGCAAATATTGCAACCGCCTCCAACAGATATGACTTTACCCCAGGATGATCAGTCATTCTTGTATGGGGACTTTATCGGGTTTGACTTTTTAGACCGTTGGCAAATGGAGCAATTAGATTTTACAGGCATTTACTAG
- a CDS encoding hypothetical protein (EggNog:ENOG41~antiSMASH:Cluster_2.7): MMPVFLKKMEPFFTLRNKIPLQIVIVTLIITVITLSGVRLILPNRPPGRSTTMGLGMGAKSLIILAYEILTEHSLRFHRWSSLKAYFILNAMEVVFWAAVAFMMIRGNSQLCVGTSCALGWVVFVLAGFLSPIYKYLAVVTYLDWRFYKKNGFPRGTRMKNTDESLSTLRSDDTAYRH, encoded by the exons ATGATGCCTGTATttctcaagaagatggagcCGTTCTTCACCCTCCGCAACAAAATCCCCCTGCAGATTGTTATAGTCACCTTGATCATTACCGTCATCACCCTCTCAGGCGTGCGACTCATCTTGCCCAATCGGCCCCCAGGTCGCTCCACCACTATGGGTCTCGGCATG GGGGCCAAgtccctcatcatcctggCCTACGAGATCCTCACCGAGCACTCTCTCCGCTTCCATCGCTGGAGCAGCCTCAAGGCTTACTTCATCCTTAATGCCATGGAAGTTGTCTTCTGGGCAGCTGTTGCGTTTATGATGATTCGAGGTAACTCTCAGCTTTGTGTCGGAACGAGCTGCGCGCTGGGTTGGGTTGTCTTTGTGTTGGCTGGTTTCTTGAG CCCGATTTACAAGTACCTTGCTGTGGTCACCTATCTGGATTGGCGATTTTACAAGAAGAACGGCTTTCCCCGcgggacgaggatgaagaatacGGATGAGTCGCTTAGCACTCTCCGCTCTGATGATACCGCGTATCGCCACTAA
- a CDS encoding hypothetical protein (EggNog:ENOG41) — translation MDNSSLMLALQLQQQDLSLWEQSRKGKQREGQVTDSDLALEACRHELELMAAQISDQALALSIARAVESDGQLIREAQLAEEQAAKDREYAVRLNKIGSREGEETPKSRGRAR, via the exons ATGGATAATTCGTCGTTAATGCTGgccctccagctccaacaACAGGACCTAAGCCTATGGGAACAGTCCAGGAAGGGAAAGCAGCGCGAGGGTCAAGTGACAGATTCCgatcttgctcttgaagcttgtcgtcatgagcttgagcttaTGGCAGCTCAGATCTCCGATCAAGCATTGGCCCTTAGCATCGCAAGAGCTGTTGAGTCGGATGGGCAGCTTATTAGAGAAGCTCAGTTGGCGGAGGAGCAAGCTGCCAAGGATCGTGAATATGCCGTCAGACT CAACAAGATCGGATCCCGCGAAGGCGAAGAAACTCCAAAGAGTAGAGGAAGAGCacgatga
- a CDS encoding hypothetical protein (EggNog:ENOG41~antiSMASH:Cluster_2.7) has product MDKIYRDSVAAGLPDIACSSAQAKFLKLQVQLCNATNVLEVGTLGGYSAAWMALAGPTVKVTTIEINKEYAAVASDNLTGAGLKEQVEILQGAGLDILPLLATQVETGERPPFDFVFIDANKQDNLAYFNLAVCMTSPNTAIIVDNVVRNGKVASADEAKKDDRVLGTRQLIEAIGKDDRVDATVIQTVGEKNYDGFLLAIKK; this is encoded by the coding sequence ATGGATAAAATCTACCGCGATTCCGTTGCCGCCGGCCTCCCAGATATCGCCTGTTCTTCAGCACAGGCCAAGTTTCTCAAGCTACAAGTCCAGCTTTGCAATGCCACCAATGTTCTCGAAGTCGGTACACTAGGTGGTTACAGCGCGGCATGGATGGCATTAGCGGGGCCAACCGTTAAGGTAACGACGATAGAGATAAACAAGGAGTACGCTGCTGTGGCATCGGACAATCTTACAGGAGCGGGCTTAAAGGAACAAGTTGAGATCCTTCAGGGTGCTGGCCTCGACATTCTTCCGTTATTGGCGACCCAAGTTGAAACTGGAGAACGACCGCCGTTTGACTTTGTCTTTATCGATGCGAATAAGCAAGACAATCTCGCATACTTCAATCTGGCAGTCTGCATGACAAGTCCCAATACAGCTATCATCGTAGACAACGTTGTTCGGAACGGCAAGGTTGCTTCTGCCGATGAAGCTAAGAAAGATGATCGCGTCTTAGGCACTAGACAACTCATAGAAGCGATTGGGAAGGATGACCGTGTTGACGCAACGGTGATTCAAACAGTTGGGGAGAAGAACTACGATGGATTTCTCCTCGCCattaaaaaataa